In Ostrea edulis chromosome 10, xbOstEdul1.1, whole genome shotgun sequence, one genomic interval encodes:
- the LOC125682809 gene encoding piggyBac transposable element-derived protein 4-like — protein MADVFDSSDSDGEFKGFTVEECTEAEERNVRRQLQIMREIESDISLSDISDDESDFANMSDESEDEDDQPLAEIARWSVNLRQMNIKDFTGPVPGPTTVMDSSKTEMDFFHLLFPSNYYEEIAQQTNAYAERAIDVNPNPAWYPTNGEEIKAYLGVAIVMGILPAPAQDMYWCKDKLFHPSCIEGKFSRTRFETLQRYFHVADTTSNPARENPAHDKLAHVRPLLELLRTNFKQEYHPHKEVSIDEAMVGFSGRLGFKQYVPLKPTKRGIKVWVRADSFNGYINDFQVYTGRHNNVAEKDLGSRVVLDLARPIIGLGHHIYCDSFFTSPDLFLQLWREDTYACGTVRANRKGLPKDIGTTKLKEQGRNVTKQKGSMRVTVWRDKKNITILHTNGGGEDTSVNRKQKDGSTKDVPCPEAVKLYNQYMNGVDHADQLRSTYHTARKALKWWKYLFFFLFDVAIVNSYLLMRESPQHSLKTKTNRTRQRTQMEFRMKLAHQMLGAFMSKRKRQSEVQIPAQPNHTHWPTVMKKKTCKHCATKKIRSEPGYGCEQCNVNLCVKCFKPYHVSKFPEMS, from the coding sequence atgGCGGATGTATTTGACTCGAGCGATAGTGATGGCGAATTTAAGGGATTTACTGTAGAAGAATGTACAGAGGCAGAAGAAAGAAATGTCAGGAGACAACTACAGATTATGAGGGAAATTGAATCTGATATTAGTTTGTCCGATATATCAGACGATGAGTCAGACTTTGCCAATATGTCTGATGAATCTGAGGATGAAGATGACCAACCGCTAGCTGAAATCGCGAGGTGGTCGGTAAATTTACGTCAAATGAATATTAAAGATTTCACTGGACCAGTCCCAGGCCCAACAACGGTAATGGACTCTTCTAAAACAGAAATGGATTTTTTTCacttgttatttccatcaaATTATTATGAAGAAATAGCGCAACAGACAAATGCATATGCCGAGAGAGCCATTGATGTGAATCCCAATCCTGCCTGGTACCCAACAAATGGAGAAGAAATAAAAGCATATTTGGGGGTCGCAATTGTCATGGGTATTTTACCAGCTCCTGCACAAGATATGTATTGGTGCAAGGACAAGTTATTCCACCCATCCTGCATAGAAGGAAAATTCTCCAGGACTAGATTTGAGACATTACAAAGATACTTTCATGTTGCAGACACAACCTCAAATCCAGCCCGAGAGAATCCTGCCCATGATAAGTTGGCTCACGTCAGACCTTTACTGGAGCTCCTGAGAACAAATTTCAAACAAGAGTATCATCCACACAAAGAAGTTTCCATAGATGAGGCGATGGTAGGATTCTCAGGAAGACTGGGGTTCAAGCAGTACGTGCCTCTCAAACCTACAAAGAGGGGTATCAAAGTGTGGGTCAGAGCTGACTCTTTCAATGGATATATAAATGACTTCCAGGTTTACACTGGACGTCATAATAATGTTGCAGAGAAGGACCTGGGCTCTCGTGTTGTGTTAGACCTTGCAAGACCAATAATAGGACTTGGACACCACATATATTGTGACAGTTTCTTCACATCCCCAGATCTGTTCCTACAGCTGTGGCGTGAGGATACCTATGCTTGCGGCACAGTGAGGGCCAATAGGAAAGGCCTTCCAAAGGACATAGGAACAACCAAGTTGAAGGAGCAAGGAAGAAATGttacaaaacaaaaaggaaGTATGCGTGTAACTGTTTGGCGAGACAAAAAGAATATAACAATTCTTCATACAAATGGTGGTGGTGAAGATACGTCAGTGAATAGAAAGCAGAAGGATGGCTCCACCAAGGATGTACCCTGTCCTGAGGCTGTGAAATTGTACAATCAGTACATGAATGGTGTCGATCATGCAGATCAGCTCAGATCTACTTACCACACAGCGAGGAAAGCCCTAAAATGgtggaaatatttatttttctttctattCGACGTTGCCATTGTGAATTCCTACCTTCTTATGAGAGAATCTCCCCAACATTCcctaaaaacaaaaaccaacagAACTAGGCAGAGGACCCAAATGGAATTTAGAATGAAGTTGGCACATCAGATGCTTGGAGCATTTATGTCCAAGAGAAAGAGACAATCAGAAGTGCAGATACCAGCCCAACCGAACCATACCCATTGGCCAACTGTGATGAAGAAAAAAACTTGTAAACATTGTGCAACTAAAAAAATTAGATCAGAACCAGGCTATGGATGTGAACAATGCAATGTGAACCTATGTGTGAAGTGTTTCAAGCCATATCATGTGTCAAAATTCCCTGAAATGTCCTGA